CGCCATCTACACCGTGCTGGCCGAAGGCGATGACCAGCAGGACCCCATCGTGGACACCGCGCGGGCGATTCTCGACGGCCACATCGTGCTCAAGCGCGAGCTGGCCGAGCGCGGCCACTACCCGGCCATCGACATTGCCGCCTCGGTAAGCCGCTGCATGAGCCAGCTGGCTGCCGGCAATCACCTGCGCGCCGCGCGCCAGCTCAAAGACCTGGCCGCCCGCTACGCACAGGTGCGCGAACTGATTCCGCTGGGCGGCTACGTGCCCGGAGCCGACCCGGCCACCGACCGCGCGGTACAGCTGTACCCGCAGATCGAGGCCTTTTTGCAGCAGGACATCCGTGAGGCGGCGCCGCTGGCGCAAGCCCTGGCGCAACTGGAGGCCCTGGCCGCATGAGCAAGCAGCTACTTCCGGCAGATCTGCAGGCGCTGGCTCGCCTGCTGCGCCTGCGCCAGGACGAGGTTGACCAGCTGGGCGTCAGCGTGGCGCAGCAGGAAGCGCTGCGCCAGCGCTACCGCCGCAACCTGGAACGCATGGCCGCGCTGTGTGCCGGCAGTGGCAGCAGTGGTGCGCTGTCGCCGGTGCTGGCGGCCAACTGCGCCGGTTACAAGCAGGGCGTGCTGGCCATGATGGCGCAGCACCAGCAGGACCTGGCGCTGCACGAGGCCGACCTTGCGGCCAACCGTGGCCGCCTGCTGCAGCTCACCCGCAAGTGCGAGGCGCTGGCACACAACTTCCGCCAGCGGCAGCAGGCGTGGCAGCAGGCGCTGGCACGCAGCGAGCAGAAGCGGCAGGACGATCTGGCCACCCAGGTGTGGCTGCGGGGGCAGGCATGAGGATTTCAGTTTTGATGTCCGGTGGTCGCCTTGATGCGGTGATAGCCATGTTGGCACGCCACCCGGGAGATTGATGATGGCAGGAATCGACTTTTCCACTACCAGCCCCAGCCAGATTGCACAGCAGCTGGCCACCAGCTACGTGCAGGATGCACAGACCCTGCTGAACAACCAGACGCAGGACGCCACCAGCACCGGCAAGGCGCTGACCACGCTGCAAAGCGCGCTGCAGACCTTCCAGAGCGCGCTGACCACGCTGTCCGGCAAGAAGACCGTGATCCAGCAGACGGCGACCTTCTCCAATACCGCGGTGGCCAATGCCAGCGCCAACGGCACCGCGCAGGCCGGCAACTACAGCTTTTTCGTATCGCAGCTGGCCAGTGCCAACCAGGTGCTGTTCCAGGGCCTGCCGGCCAGCGCCGCCGCCAGCGGCAAGCTGGGCATCTCGCTGGGCGATGGCACCAGCCTGAACGTGGACCTGTCCACCCTGGGCAGCGGCGGCAACTTCGCGCCGGCCGACCTGGCGCGCGCCATCAACCAGGCCGCCGGCAACAGCGGCAAGGTGTCCGCCAGCATCGTGACGGTCAATGGCCAGGCGCAGCTGATGCTGGGGGCCGGCAATACCGGCGCCAACAGCAAGATCACGGTGGATGCCAGCCTGGTGGGCGATGCCGCACTGAAAGGTGCGCTGGGCGCCGCCCCCACCCAGCTGGTGCCGCCGCAGGACGCCGTCGCGTGGCTGGGTGCCGAGAACATCGGCATCAAGATCCAGCAGGCCAGCAATACCTACACCGGCATCAGCGGGGTGAGCATCAACTTCACCCAGGCCATGACCAGCGGCAGCGCGCCGGTATCGCTGACCGTGGCCGCCGACAACAGCGGCACCGCCAAGAACGTGCAGAGCTTCGTCGATGCCTACAACGCGCTGAAAACCCAGCTGGACAACCTCACCGACACCGGCGATGCGGCCAACAACAAGAGCGCCGCCGCTTTTGCCAACGATGCCGGCGTGCGCAGCCTGCAAAGCCGGCTGGCCAGCCTGCTGCGCCAGAGCTTCAACGGCCAGACGCTGTTCCAGTTCGGCATCA
This Vogesella sp. LIG4 DNA region includes the following protein-coding sequences:
- a CDS encoding flagellar FliJ family protein, with the protein product MSKQLLPADLQALARLLRLRQDEVDQLGVSVAQQEALRQRYRRNLERMAALCAGSGSSGALSPVLAANCAGYKQGVLAMMAQHQQDLALHEADLAANRGRLLQLTRKCEALAHNFRQRQQAWQQALARSEQKRQDDLATQVWLRGQA
- the fliD gene encoding flagellar filament capping protein FliD, coding for MMAGIDFSTTSPSQIAQQLATSYVQDAQTLLNNQTQDATSTGKALTTLQSALQTFQSALTTLSGKKTVIQQTATFSNTAVANASANGTAQAGNYSFFVSQLASANQVLFQGLPASAAASGKLGISLGDGTSLNVDLSTLGSGGNFAPADLARAINQAAGNSGKVSASIVTVNGQAQLMLGAGNTGANSKITVDASLVGDAALKGALGAAPTQLVPPQDAVAWLGAENIGIKIQQASNTYTGISGVSINFTQAMTSGSAPVSLTVAADNSGTAKNVQSFVDAYNALKTQLDNLTDTGDAANNKSAAAFANDAGVRSLQSRLASLLRQSFNGQTLFQFGISADRNGTLSLNSSKLQTALAANPSGLDQLLGGSSGMLTGYQNYLNSWLGSVNGQIQQRQSSLSALQKVLGRRQDELSASYDSAYNRYLQQFSQLQALQTQMSQTTSSLSMLGN